From Mucilaginibacter rubeus, a single genomic window includes:
- a CDS encoding ethanolamine ammonia-lyase subunit EutB, with product MYRHNIHHRVYKFPDLKALLGKASPYRSGDELAGLCAGGYEERVAAQITLADVPLKNFLNEVVIPYEDDEITRLIIDDHDEIAFSHISHLTVGELRDWLLSDETDCATLTTIAPGLTPEMVAAVSKLMRNQDLIAMANKCQVVTRFRNTIGLKGHFSTRLQPNHPTDDPRGVAASIIDGLLFGSGDAVIGINPATDSPAAVSNLLTLMDELRHRFEIPTQTCVLSHITTTLQLVNEGAPVDLCFQSIAGTEKANASFGVNLSLIEEAYQATLSLKRGTVGNNVMYFETGQGSALSANANFGVDQQTCEVRAYAVARKFNPLLVNTVVGFIGPEYLYDGKQIIRAALEDHFCGKLLGLPMGVDVCYTNHAEADQDDMDNLLTLLGVAGCNFVMGIPGSDDIMLNYQSTSFHDALYLRKVLSLKPAPEFEHWLIKQGIVDERGNMLPVSEHGLLGGF from the coding sequence ATGTACCGCCACAATATACATCACCGGGTTTATAAGTTCCCTGATCTTAAAGCATTGTTGGGGAAAGCGTCGCCTTATCGCTCGGGCGATGAGCTGGCCGGGCTTTGTGCCGGTGGATATGAAGAACGTGTGGCCGCTCAGATCACCCTGGCCGATGTACCGCTCAAAAACTTTTTGAATGAGGTAGTGATCCCGTATGAGGACGATGAAATTACCCGACTCATTATTGACGATCATGACGAAATTGCCTTCAGCCATATCAGCCATTTAACCGTTGGTGAACTGCGCGACTGGCTATTAAGTGATGAAACGGATTGCGCCACTTTAACGACTATAGCTCCCGGCTTAACACCGGAGATGGTGGCTGCAGTATCCAAACTGATGCGCAACCAGGATCTGATTGCCATGGCCAATAAGTGCCAGGTAGTTACCCGTTTTCGTAATACCATAGGCTTAAAAGGGCATTTCAGTACCCGTTTGCAACCTAACCACCCTACGGATGATCCACGGGGAGTGGCTGCCAGTATTATTGATGGTTTGTTATTTGGCAGCGGTGACGCTGTTATTGGCATTAACCCTGCAACTGATAGCCCGGCGGCGGTAAGCAATCTGTTGACGCTTATGGATGAGTTACGCCACCGGTTTGAGATTCCGACTCAAACCTGCGTGCTAAGCCATATTACCACAACATTACAGTTGGTTAACGAAGGTGCGCCGGTTGATCTCTGTTTTCAGTCTATAGCTGGTACCGAAAAAGCCAACGCCAGTTTTGGGGTAAATTTGAGTTTGATTGAGGAAGCATACCAGGCAACGTTATCATTGAAGCGGGGTACAGTGGGTAATAACGTGATGTATTTTGAAACGGGGCAGGGTAGCGCTTTATCTGCCAATGCCAATTTCGGAGTAGATCAGCAAACTTGCGAGGTGAGGGCTTATGCTGTTGCCCGTAAGTTTAATCCTTTACTGGTTAATACGGTGGTAGGCTTTATTGGGCCGGAGTATTTATATGATGGCAAACAGATCATCCGTGCTGCACTTGAAGATCATTTTTGCGGCAAGCTTTTAGGTTTGCCGATGGGGGTCGATGTATGCTATACCAACCATGCCGAAGCCGATCAGGATGATATGGATAACCTGCTTACCCTGTTAGGAGTAGCGGGCTGCAACTTTGTTATGGGCATTCCCGGCTCGGATGATATTATGCTTAATTACCAGTCTACTTCATTTCATGATGCTTTATACCTGCGCAAAGTTTTGAGCTTGAAGCCAGCACCCGAGTTTGAGCATTGGTTGATAAAGCAGGGAATTGTTGATGAAAGGGGGAATATGCTGCCTGTGAGCGAGCATGGCTTGTTGGGAGGATTTTGA